In Pseudomonas fluorescens, the following are encoded in one genomic region:
- a CDS encoding DUF6543 domain-containing protein: MNDHQTPLHPDLASLRETLKSVVSAALPQSPEQFGAQLIKEKWGQDIDPQTALLVTLDYRYRGHPPQDGIEQGQVANTQTLVQALLANYQTVGDGRFAESAFGLYTPPDVGPSIRIVEHVDEFADHGNGNHHTYEGIYRQTTPQVYGSATQIALRPAAFKQWVWELDLQTLYQAYLDRAWPSDKRIAQAQPYDLRTSAKAAFIMSACLQHQEGSLSQEGLALAMQAAGLPAEQAWSALSIDQVQAPTRVSAPIEVGRLTIYRYTSDDIWCYRHRHSGRVLLNIPGNSSPLHEFADWRHLRQWIVAQGRVAATRQALVAHFAEDDREDGTFHAGVLTALEGMAVYPKEHWLKKNAGFFNNDGFWDPQDYIDLERAPTDTDPFAQLVLTMKQASMASVKTIRDDAQVNRDNLSAVVEPLVQWINRLGPLALFIPGGEGVLVLAGLIDAGYGIDQAINGKTPEQRSEGVTRTVFGLLNSLPLAGAVAALKGEEKIAGTLHESGEPGNEPHPGAPAEPTPGSVSAPVSTRVELMRGVCAPLAAFSDEVLAQIARISTVDDDMLRLMQTGRAPTPSLADTIARFKLDQELEVVADPKARAGLFNARYQALQHSDQDWIRLFQREYPDLPKSAVEQILDRSGVDIDRPVDADEALQLFKRLDNKAREYQRHVRLNRAYEGLYLRSVIAPETDVLALHSLERLPGWPKGLRIEVLDGSISGRVLDRCGPLDSADCRRLIKVGDRYRYATVAATDGEGSDLFAALVDLMSGEERAAMSLSSPDAASQLRLRIGAHALSRAELLLGLDRMDSRLSFEAGGLRGGGFPNTPRGAVLAHEIMRMQVRDLYPEFSNAQADELLLTAGAGAQALVDRLTLEVRQLHADLRQWVDQAALDVNDMDVDFLAVGDDDAKGMSPEQVAAHNVELLQTVIDYERETRIELGDELMSIWQKCPPQINRVMSGEVFSGYRLDLGFEDFHRLPTMNVRFNDVVELSMHGLHLVERESLNAFLESFPNLHSLNLERVDLRRLNADDVLEGVLPPPVRQMTRLTTLNLSSTFLQLQENTVSQFRDLVSLQVLDLSDNPLTVPPVVLGLNELRVLNLRNAGISHCPIGIADQPYLTSLDLRGNRISRVPYAILNQAVSRDRVKLWGNPLTDEETLLRLVDHRERTGINLWLSEPGADYGSATPWLEEGDESVREARQQIWQRLAVKPSGSTLLRVMDGLSLTADFQVGYRSLQARVWRLLHEADTSEELWGWLRQCVETRMADAENPFRLFVVLEDRVRLYRDWVAMGRPMPLADYPVI, from the coding sequence ATGAATGACCATCAGACACCGCTTCATCCCGATCTTGCGTCGCTGCGCGAAACACTGAAGTCTGTGGTGAGCGCGGCTTTACCGCAGTCTCCCGAGCAGTTCGGTGCACAGTTGATCAAGGAAAAATGGGGGCAAGACATCGACCCGCAAACCGCCCTGTTGGTCACTCTGGATTACCGCTACCGCGGGCACCCGCCGCAGGACGGCATCGAGCAAGGCCAAGTGGCAAACACGCAAACCCTGGTGCAGGCGTTGCTGGCGAACTACCAGACCGTTGGTGACGGGCGCTTCGCCGAAAGCGCATTCGGCTTGTACACACCGCCCGATGTCGGTCCGTCCATTCGCATCGTGGAGCATGTCGATGAATTCGCCGATCACGGCAATGGCAATCACCATACCTACGAAGGCATCTATCGCCAGACCACGCCTCAGGTGTATGGATCGGCAACGCAAATTGCCCTCAGGCCAGCGGCGTTCAAGCAGTGGGTATGGGAGCTGGATTTGCAAACCCTCTATCAGGCTTACCTGGATCGCGCCTGGCCCTCCGACAAGCGAATCGCCCAGGCGCAGCCTTACGACCTGAGAACCTCGGCCAAGGCCGCCTTTATCATGAGCGCCTGCCTGCAACATCAGGAGGGCAGTTTGAGTCAGGAAGGCCTGGCCCTGGCCATGCAGGCCGCCGGTTTGCCAGCGGAGCAGGCCTGGAGTGCGTTGTCCATCGATCAGGTGCAGGCGCCCACTCGCGTCAGTGCGCCGATCGAAGTAGGTCGGCTGACGATCTATCGCTACACCTCGGACGATATCTGGTGTTACCGCCACCGTCACAGCGGCCGGGTCTTGTTGAATATTCCCGGCAACTCCTCACCCTTGCATGAATTCGCCGACTGGCGGCACCTGCGCCAATGGATCGTGGCCCAAGGCAGGGTTGCCGCCACACGGCAAGCGCTGGTCGCGCATTTTGCCGAGGACGATCGTGAGGACGGCACCTTCCATGCGGGCGTGTTGACGGCGTTGGAGGGCATGGCGGTTTACCCGAAGGAGCACTGGCTGAAAAAGAACGCGGGGTTCTTCAACAACGACGGTTTCTGGGACCCGCAGGACTATATCGACCTTGAGCGTGCGCCGACCGACACCGATCCGTTTGCGCAACTGGTGCTGACCATGAAGCAGGCCTCCATGGCCAGCGTCAAAACCATCCGTGACGATGCCCAGGTCAATCGCGACAACCTGAGCGCGGTGGTGGAACCGCTTGTGCAGTGGATCAACCGGCTTGGGCCTTTGGCATTGTTCATTCCGGGAGGTGAGGGCGTCCTGGTGCTGGCCGGCCTGATCGACGCCGGTTACGGCATCGATCAGGCCATCAACGGTAAAACACCGGAGCAGCGCTCCGAGGGCGTGACGCGTACGGTGTTCGGCTTGCTCAATTCACTCCCGTTGGCCGGGGCGGTGGCGGCACTCAAGGGCGAAGAGAAAATCGCCGGAACGCTGCACGAGTCGGGGGAGCCGGGGAACGAGCCACATCCCGGAGCGCCGGCCGAGCCCACACCCGGGTCGGTTTCGGCACCGGTGTCGACACGTGTGGAGTTGATGCGTGGCGTTTGCGCACCGCTTGCTGCCTTCAGTGATGAGGTATTGGCGCAGATCGCGCGGATCAGCACGGTCGACGACGATATGCTGCGTCTGATGCAGACCGGTCGTGCGCCGACGCCGTCGCTTGCCGACACCATCGCTCGCTTCAAGCTCGATCAGGAACTTGAAGTCGTCGCCGATCCGAAAGCACGGGCCGGATTGTTCAACGCCCGCTATCAGGCGCTCCAGCACTCGGACCAGGATTGGATTCGCCTGTTTCAGCGCGAGTACCCCGATTTGCCGAAAAGTGCCGTGGAGCAGATCCTCGATCGTTCGGGGGTCGACATCGATCGGCCCGTCGATGCTGACGAGGCGCTGCAACTGTTCAAGCGCCTGGACAACAAGGCACGCGAGTATCAGCGGCATGTACGACTCAACCGGGCCTATGAAGGCCTGTACTTGCGCTCGGTCATCGCTCCAGAAACCGATGTCCTGGCGTTGCACTCCCTGGAACGCCTGCCCGGTTGGCCGAAAGGCTTGCGCATCGAAGTGCTCGACGGGTCGATCAGTGGCCGGGTCCTGGACCGTTGCGGCCCGCTCGATTCGGCGGATTGCCGGCGCTTGATCAAGGTCGGTGATCGCTATCGGTATGCCACGGTGGCGGCTACCGACGGCGAGGGTTCGGATCTGTTTGCCGCGCTGGTCGATCTAATGTCAGGGGAGGAGCGCGCGGCGATGTCGCTAAGCTCGCCCGACGCGGCCAGCCAGTTGCGTTTGCGTATTGGCGCGCATGCCTTGTCCCGCGCCGAACTGTTGCTCGGCCTGGATCGAATGGATTCGCGGTTGTCGTTCGAAGCCGGGGGATTGCGCGGCGGCGGCTTTCCGAACACGCCACGGGGTGCTGTGCTGGCTCACGAAATCATGCGCATGCAGGTCAGGGATCTGTATCCGGAATTCTCCAATGCCCAGGCGGACGAGTTACTCCTGACGGCGGGTGCCGGGGCCCAGGCGCTGGTGGATCGCCTGACGCTCGAGGTGCGGCAGTTGCATGCCGATCTGCGTCAATGGGTTGACCAGGCCGCGCTGGATGTCAATGACATGGACGTGGATTTTCTCGCGGTGGGCGATGATGACGCCAAGGGCATGAGTCCCGAGCAGGTGGCGGCGCACAATGTCGAGCTGCTGCAAACCGTGATCGATTACGAGCGTGAAACGCGAATTGAGCTGGGCGATGAATTGATGAGCATCTGGCAAAAATGCCCGCCCCAGATCAATAGAGTGATGTCTGGCGAGGTGTTTTCCGGCTACAGGCTGGATCTGGGGTTCGAGGACTTCCATCGGCTGCCGACGATGAACGTGCGCTTCAATGATGTCGTCGAGCTATCGATGCACGGCCTGCACCTGGTCGAGCGCGAGAGCCTGAACGCTTTTCTCGAAAGTTTTCCCAATCTGCACTCCCTGAACCTGGAACGCGTGGATCTGCGTCGGCTCAATGCAGATGATGTGCTGGAGGGGGTATTGCCTCCACCGGTTCGGCAAATGACTCGACTCACAACGCTCAACCTGAGTTCAACTTTTCTTCAGCTTCAGGAGAACACGGTTTCGCAATTTCGTGATCTGGTGAGCTTGCAAGTGCTGGACCTGAGTGACAACCCGTTGACTGTCCCGCCCGTGGTATTGGGGTTGAATGAGTTGCGTGTATTGAACCTGAGAAACGCCGGGATCAGTCATTGCCCGATTGGCATCGCCGATCAGCCGTACCTCACCTCGCTCGACTTGCGAGGCAACCGGATCAGCCGGGTTCCCTACGCGATACTCAATCAGGCGGTCTCCCGGGACCGGGTGAAACTGTGGGGTAATCCGCTGACGGATGAAGAGACGTTGTTGCGCCTGGTCGATCATCGCGAACGCACCGGTATCAATCTGTGGCTGAGTGAGCCGGGTGCCGATTACGGCAGTGCGACGCCCTGGCTGGAGGAGGGCGATGAAAGCGTGCGCGAAGCCCGGCAACAGATCTGGCAACGATTGGCCGTCAAGCCATCGGGCAGTACGTTGCTCCGGGTCATGGATGGATTGAGCCTGACGGCGGATTTCCAGGTCGGTTATCGGTCGCTGCAGGCACGCGTGTGGCGCTTGCTCCACGAGGCGGATACGTCAGAAGAGTTGTGGGGTTGGTTGCGGCAGTGCGTCGAAACGCGGATGGCCGATGCGGAGAATCCGTTCCGGTTGTTCGTGGTGCTGGAGGATCGAGTCCGGCTGTACCGCGATTGGGTCGCCATGGGGCGGCCGATGCCGCTGGCCGATTATCCGGTGATTTAG
- the ltrA gene encoding group II intron reverse transcriptase/maturase, with protein MPPVGVRVSSNVETQNILQEKTVTPGPGRYPRMKADRAQTSTASVAWTNAEPDTLMVRVLAPANLKRAYQRVVSNKGAPGADGMTVDQLAGYVKQYWPILKTRLLAGEYHPQGVRAVDIPKPKGGTRQLGIPSVVDRLIQQALLQQLTPIFDPLFSDYSYGFRPGRSTHQAIETARAHVAAGHRWCVELDLEKFFDRVNHDVLMVYIERQIEDKRVLMLIRRYLEAGMMSGGIASRRQEGTPQGGPLSPLLSNILLNELDRELERRGHRFVRYADDANIYVRSRRAGERVLVRVERFLNQRLKLTLNQEKSRVARPWACDYLGYGMSLHKQPRLKVATMSLNRLRDRLRELLRGARGHKMASVIERINPVLRGWAGYFKLSQSNRPLEELDGWMRRKLRCVIWRQWKQRPTRARNLIRLGISETRACKSAFNGRGPWWNSGASHMNHALPKKLWDSLGLVPILDTIKRLNRIT; from the coding sequence ATGCCGCCAGTAGGCGTCAGAGTCTCGTCGAATGTTGAAACGCAGAATATTCTCCAAGAGAAAACTGTTACCCCAGGTCCTGGACGGTATCCGAGGATGAAGGCTGACAGGGCGCAAACATCGACGGCGTCTGTGGCGTGGACGAACGCGGAGCCGGACACGCTGATGGTGCGGGTGCTTGCACCCGCCAACCTCAAGCGTGCGTATCAACGCGTGGTCAGCAACAAGGGCGCACCGGGTGCCGATGGCATGACGGTCGACCAGCTGGCGGGCTACGTGAAACAGTATTGGCCGATCCTCAAGACTCGGCTGCTGGCCGGCGAATACCACCCGCAAGGTGTACGCGCCGTCGATATCCCCAAACCCAAAGGCGGCACAAGACAGCTGGGTATCCCCAGCGTCGTGGATCGCCTGATCCAGCAGGCGCTGCTGCAACAGCTCACGCCAATCTTCGATCCGCTGTTTTCGGACTACAGCTACGGCTTTCGTCCGGGCAGAAGCACTCATCAAGCCATCGAAACCGCCCGCGCCCATGTGGCGGCGGGCCACCGCTGGTGCGTGGAACTCGATCTGGAGAAGTTCTTTGATCGGGTCAACCACGATGTATTGATGGTCTACATCGAGCGTCAAATCGAAGATAAACGTGTGCTTATGCTGATCCGTCGTTATCTCGAAGCGGGAATGATGTCGGGCGGGATCGCCAGCCGACGGCAGGAAGGGACGCCGCAAGGCGGCCCGCTCTCACCGTTGTTGTCGAACATCCTGCTCAATGAACTCGACCGCGAACTGGAACGGCGGGGCCATCGTTTTGTACGCTATGCCGACGACGCCAACATTTATGTGCGCAGTCGTCGTGCTGGCGAGCGAGTGCTGGTCAGGGTTGAGCGCTTCCTGAATCAACGCCTGAAACTGACGTTGAATCAAGAAAAGAGCCGAGTAGCACGGCCGTGGGCGTGTGATTACTTGGGTTACGGGATGAGCCTGCATAAACAGCCGAGGCTGAAAGTAGCTACGATGAGCCTGAATCGCTTGCGCGATCGGCTCAGAGAACTGCTGCGCGGAGCGCGGGGCCACAAGATGGCAAGCGTCATTGAACGGATTAACCCGGTGTTACGTGGTTGGGCGGGTTACTTCAAGCTCAGCCAGAGCAACCGCCCCCTTGAGGAGTTGGATGGCTGGATGCGCCGTAAACTTCGCTGTGTCATTTGGCGTCAATGGAAGCAGCGCCCAACGAGGGCGCGCAACCTGATACGTCTGGGGATCAGCGAAACACGCGCCTGCAAATCAGCGTTCAACGGGCGCGGGCCATGGTGGAATTCGGGAGCGTCACATATGAATCACGCGCTGCCGAAGAAGCTGTGGGACAGCCTGGGGCTGGTCCCAATACTGGATACGATAAAACGGCTTAACCGCATAACCTGA
- the sohB gene encoding protease SohB — protein sequence MEFFSEYAIFLAKTVTLVIAILVVLASFAALRSKGRRKSSGQLQVSKLNDFYKELRERLEQTLLDKDQLKALRKTQAKTDKKQKKKPEAKPRVFVLDFNGDIKASATESLRHEITALLTLATPKDEVVLRLESGGGMVHSYGLASSQLARIREAGVPLTVCIDKVAASGGYMMACIGQKIISAPFAILGSIGVVAQLPNVNRLLKKHDIDFEVLTAGEYKRTLTVFGENTEKGREKFQQDLDITHQLFKNFVSRYRPQLAIDEVATGEIWLGVAALDKQLVDELKTSDEYLSERASKSELYHLHYTERKSLPERIGMAASGSVDRVLLSWWSRLTQQRFW from the coding sequence GTGGAGTTTTTTTCCGAGTACGCCATATTTCTGGCCAAGACCGTGACCCTGGTGATTGCCATTCTGGTGGTCCTGGCCAGTTTTGCGGCCTTGCGCAGCAAGGGGCGGCGCAAGTCGTCCGGCCAGTTGCAGGTCAGCAAGCTCAATGATTTCTACAAAGAGCTGCGCGAACGCCTGGAGCAGACCTTGCTCGACAAGGACCAGCTCAAGGCCTTGCGCAAGACCCAGGCTAAAACCGACAAAAAGCAGAAGAAAAAACCCGAGGCCAAACCCCGGGTGTTCGTGCTGGATTTCAATGGCGATATCAAGGCTTCGGCCACCGAAAGCCTGCGCCACGAAATCACTGCCTTGCTGACCCTGGCCACACCGAAGGACGAAGTGGTGCTGCGCCTGGAAAGCGGCGGTGGCATGGTTCACAGCTACGGTCTGGCCTCCTCGCAACTGGCACGAATCCGTGAGGCCGGCGTGCCCTTGACCGTGTGCATCGACAAGGTCGCGGCCAGTGGTGGCTACATGATGGCGTGCATTGGGCAGAAGATCATCAGTGCACCCTTCGCGATTCTCGGCTCGATTGGCGTGGTGGCGCAGTTGCCCAACGTCAATCGCTTGCTGAAAAAGCACGACATCGACTTCGAAGTGCTGACCGCCGGTGAATACAAACGCACCCTGACCGTGTTTGGCGAAAACACCGAGAAGGGGCGGGAGAAGTTCCAGCAAGACCTGGACATCACCCATCAACTGTTCAAGAACTTCGTGTCGCGCTATCGCCCGCAACTGGCGATCGATGAAGTGGCCACCGGCGAAATCTGGCTCGGTGTCGCAGCGCTGGACAAACAACTGGTCGACGAACTCAAGACCAGTGATGAATACCTCTCCGAGCGCGCCAGCAAGTCCGAGCTCTATCACTTGCATTACACCGAACGCAAAAGCCTGCCAGAGCGCATTGGCATGGCCGCCAGCGGCTCGGTCGATCGCGTGCTGCTGAGCTGGTGGAGCCGTTTGACCCAGCAACGCTTCTGGTAA
- a CDS encoding histidine phosphatase family protein codes for MGSIYLIRHGQASFGADDYDVLSPTGIRQAEILGRHLAELGISFDRCLAGDLRRQQHTANSALEQFAAAGLPVPLLETDSAFNEFDADAVIRALLPAMLPDEPEALNILRNAAQNRGEFQRIFALIIERWLAGTFDTPGLESWLGFVERVQAGLHRILDQADNTQKIAVFTSGGTITALLHLITQMPARQAFELNWQIVNTSLNQLKFRGREVSLASFNGHAHLQLLKAPELITFR; via the coding sequence GTGGGCAGCATCTATTTGATTCGACATGGCCAGGCCTCCTTCGGTGCAGACGACTACGACGTCCTGTCGCCGACCGGCATTCGTCAGGCAGAAATCCTTGGCCGCCACCTGGCCGAACTCGGGATCAGCTTCGACCGCTGCCTGGCGGGAGATCTGCGCCGCCAGCAGCACACGGCCAACAGCGCGCTGGAGCAATTCGCCGCGGCGGGCCTGCCGGTGCCGTTGCTGGAAACCGACTCCGCCTTCAACGAGTTCGACGCCGATGCGGTGATCCGCGCGCTGTTGCCGGCCATGCTGCCGGACGAACCCGAAGCCCTGAACATCCTGCGCAACGCCGCGCAAAACCGCGGTGAGTTCCAGCGTATCTTCGCCCTGATCATCGAGCGCTGGCTGGCCGGCACCTTTGACACACCGGGCCTGGAAAGCTGGCTGGGGTTTGTCGAGCGGGTGCAGGCCGGCTTGCATCGCATCCTCGACCAGGCTGACAACACCCAGAAAATCGCCGTGTTCACATCCGGCGGCACCATCACCGCCCTGCTCCACCTGATTACACAAATGCCTGCCCGGCAGGCCTTTGAATTGAACTGGCAAATCGTCAACACCTCGCTCAACCAGCTTAAGTTTCGTGGTCGCGAGGTGTCCCTGGCTTCCTTCAACGGTCATGCCCACCTGCAACTGTTGAAGGCCCCGGAACTCATCACGTTTCGCTGA
- a CDS encoding SCP2 sterol-binding domain-containing protein, protein MTSVADAVQAMKAKFNPAAAAGLDLVFGFRIDDTKNFSLIVKDQTCELQEGENPDAQVTLVMDGETLEGIVDGSTDGMQAFMGGKLRAEGDMMLAMKLSELFPS, encoded by the coding sequence ATGACCTCCGTAGCAGACGCCGTACAAGCAATGAAAGCCAAGTTCAACCCAGCCGCTGCTGCCGGTCTGGACCTGGTCTTCGGTTTCCGCATCGACGACACCAAGAACTTCTCGCTGATCGTCAAAGACCAGACCTGCGAGCTGCAGGAAGGCGAGAACCCGGACGCCCAGGTGACCCTGGTGATGGACGGCGAAACCCTGGAAGGCATCGTCGACGGTTCGACTGACGGCATGCAAGCGTTCATGGGCGGCAAACTGCGTGCTGAAGGCGACATGATGCTGGCGATGAAACTGTCCGAACTGTTCCCGTCGTAA
- a CDS encoding LysR family transcriptional regulator has product MDIDLARTFLEIVRHGSLAAAAEKLHVTQTAITARVQKLESQLGGTLFVRNRAGARLTPNGEAFVVYANQLVQTWEAARRDLPLPEGYRDVLHIGGEVSLCNPLMLGWAGEIRKNIPSHALRMEIRDGENLLRQLELGVLDAALVYQPEYWPRLQVEQILEEKLILVRQSDKPDPYVYIDWGADFRRQHDAALPEKAKAALSFNLGPLGLQYLLENGGSGYFRTRVVQSYLQSGALERVPKAPEFNYPTYLVYSRDRDSPTLQHAFDLLRKVIDSDEDWSQRWDPLT; this is encoded by the coding sequence ATGGACATCGACCTCGCCCGCACCTTCCTCGAAATCGTCCGCCATGGCAGCCTGGCTGCCGCCGCGGAAAAACTCCATGTCACCCAGACCGCGATCACCGCACGGGTGCAAAAACTCGAGAGCCAACTGGGCGGCACCCTGTTCGTGCGCAATCGTGCCGGCGCCCGCCTGACGCCCAACGGCGAAGCGTTCGTGGTGTACGCCAATCAGCTGGTGCAAACCTGGGAAGCCGCGCGGCGTGATTTGCCGTTGCCCGAGGGTTATCGCGATGTGCTGCACATCGGTGGCGAGGTTAGCCTGTGCAACCCTCTGATGCTCGGCTGGGCCGGCGAAATCCGCAAGAACATCCCCAGCCATGCCCTGCGCATGGAAATCCGCGACGGCGAAAACCTGCTGCGGCAACTGGAGTTGGGCGTTCTGGATGCCGCACTGGTGTATCAGCCCGAGTATTGGCCGCGTCTGCAGGTCGAGCAGATTCTCGAAGAAAAGCTGATTCTCGTGCGCCAGTCCGACAAGCCGGATCCTTATGTGTACATCGATTGGGGCGCTGATTTCCGGCGCCAGCACGACGCTGCCCTGCCGGAAAAAGCCAAGGCTGCACTGAGTTTCAATCTCGGTCCGCTGGGCTTGCAGTACCTTCTCGAAAACGGCGGCAGTGGCTACTTTCGCACCCGCGTCGTGCAGAGTTATCTGCAAAGCGGCGCCCTGGAACGGGTGCCCAAGGCACCGGAATTCAACTACCCGACCTATCTGGTCTACTCGCGCGATCGTGACTCGCCGACGCTGCAACACGCCTTCGACCTGCTGCGCAAGGTCATCGACTCCGACGAAGACTGGTCGCAGCGCTGGGATCCGCTGACCTGA
- a CDS encoding SRPBCC family protein: MRQTTEGFRSRYRADIHPLYNPWLHGAFVLVFGAVTISAFWSNVHQVRPAEWLTVPITLLLFNLGVYMVHRHLGHHKKSFARLFYARHAVDHHSFFTPGHMTYDSARDWRVILFPAWLIVLHTLAVALPLWWLLKHINTNVAGLVGGLLVLGYLAYEVFHACEHLPPRNLVTRLPWIRQMRRLHELHHRRELMQERNFNIVFPLMDYLFGTLYWEPEPAPLNPTRTPMTRMQHQIVIAGNPVEVLAYASTVTLWPQWHPSSLRIDGPKGPLHAGARFEEDIRAGGRDGHLRWEVAEYLPGRRWSAEARGDHGLSLVVTYECDATGEDTRFVRTLEYQFSGLAMRIANRLLLKRRIDRESAASMLALRDMAQKYLAATGVGA; the protein is encoded by the coding sequence GTGAGGCAGACCACCGAAGGATTCCGCAGCCGTTACCGCGCCGACATTCATCCGCTCTACAACCCCTGGCTGCACGGCGCGTTTGTCCTGGTGTTCGGGGCAGTGACGATCAGCGCTTTCTGGAGCAACGTACATCAGGTGCGGCCAGCAGAATGGCTGACGGTGCCCATCACGCTGTTGTTGTTCAACCTCGGTGTGTACATGGTGCATCGCCACCTGGGGCATCATAAAAAGAGCTTCGCCCGGCTGTTTTATGCCCGTCACGCAGTCGACCACCACAGCTTTTTCACCCCTGGCCACATGACCTACGACAGCGCCCGCGACTGGCGGGTGATTCTGTTTCCGGCGTGGCTGATCGTGCTGCACACCCTCGCCGTCGCCCTGCCCCTCTGGTGGCTGCTCAAGCACATTAATACCAACGTCGCCGGATTAGTCGGCGGCCTTCTTGTCCTCGGTTACCTGGCTTATGAAGTGTTTCATGCTTGCGAGCATCTGCCGCCGCGCAACCTGGTCACACGCTTGCCGTGGATCCGCCAGATGCGCCGGCTGCACGAACTGCATCACCGCCGTGAACTGATGCAAGAGCGTAATTTCAACATCGTTTTCCCACTGATGGACTACCTGTTCGGCACCCTCTATTGGGAGCCGGAACCTGCGCCGCTCAACCCGACGAGAACGCCCATGACCCGCATGCAGCATCAGATTGTCATTGCCGGAAACCCGGTCGAGGTACTTGCCTACGCCAGCACCGTGACCCTTTGGCCGCAATGGCATCCGTCGTCGCTACGCATCGATGGGCCAAAAGGTCCGTTGCACGCCGGCGCACGTTTCGAGGAAGACATCCGAGCCGGCGGGCGTGACGGGCACTTGCGCTGGGAGGTGGCGGAGTACCTGCCCGGGCGGCGCTGGAGCGCTGAGGCCCGGGGTGATCACGGCCTGTCGCTGGTGGTGACCTATGAATGCGATGCCACAGGCGAGGACACCCGCTTCGTCCGCACCCTTGAGTATCAGTTCAGCGGCCTGGCGATGCGCATTGCCAACCGGTTGTTGCTCAAGCGACGCATCGATCGGGAATCGGCAGCGTCGATGCTGGCGTTGCGCGACATGGCGCAGAAGTATCTGGCGGCGACGGGGGTCGGCGCGTGA
- a CDS encoding SMP-30/gluconolactonase/LRE family protein, translated as MSRTVKCLLLVIVVIGAFLLLMPTKVRPVAWTPQPAPSLTSGIYADNQRLKGVERVGAADIDGPEALLLENDTLITGLHDGRLIRTSLDGKTTKLLAVTGGRPLGLARHPNGLLVVADAVKGLLSLDAQGRLVALTTEAGGVPFGFIDDVVIDKPGHYAYFSDASSRFGYGHDAEAVIEHGGDGRLLRYDFQTGKTSVVLDKLEFANGVTLGPDDAYVLVNETGAYRISRYWLSGPKAGTHDLFIDNLPGLPDNLSFNGRDRFWVALYAPRNPLLDATAAHPLVRKMIVRAMTILPKPVEKRGFALGLDLEGKVIANLQDGSSDNYSPITTVREYGDWLYFGSLKAQNMVRLPLSKALQ; from the coding sequence GTGAGCAGAACCGTCAAATGTCTGTTGCTGGTCATCGTCGTTATCGGCGCCTTCCTGTTGCTGATGCCGACCAAGGTGCGACCGGTGGCCTGGACACCACAACCTGCGCCGTCCCTCACCAGCGGAATCTACGCCGACAATCAGCGGCTCAAGGGGGTGGAACGCGTCGGTGCCGCCGACATCGACGGGCCGGAAGCCTTGTTGCTGGAAAACGACACGCTCATCACCGGCCTGCACGACGGTCGCCTGATCCGCACGAGCCTGGATGGCAAGACCACCAAACTCCTGGCCGTTACCGGTGGCCGGCCACTGGGCCTGGCCCGGCATCCCAATGGTCTGCTGGTGGTCGCCGATGCCGTCAAAGGCTTGTTGTCCCTCGACGCCCAGGGGCGTCTGGTGGCCTTGACCACAGAGGCCGGCGGCGTTCCCTTCGGTTTTATCGACGATGTGGTTATCGACAAACCTGGTCACTACGCTTATTTCAGCGATGCTTCGAGCCGCTTCGGCTATGGCCACGACGCAGAGGCCGTGATCGAACACGGCGGCGACGGTCGACTGCTGCGCTACGATTTCCAGACAGGCAAGACGTCGGTTGTGCTGGACAAGCTGGAGTTTGCCAACGGCGTGACCCTGGGACCGGACGATGCCTATGTCCTGGTCAATGAAACCGGTGCCTACCGCATCAGCCGTTATTGGCTCAGCGGTCCGAAGGCCGGCACCCACGACCTGTTTATCGACAACCTGCCAGGGCTGCCGGACAACCTGTCGTTCAATGGCCGCGACCGCTTCTGGGTGGCACTCTATGCCCCCCGAAACCCCTTGCTCGACGCCACGGCGGCGCATCCGTTGGTACGCAAGATGATCGTGCGGGCCATGACCATCTTGCCCAAGCCCGTGGAAAAACGCGGATTTGCCCTGGGCCTGGACCTTGAGGGCAAAGTGATCGCCAACCTGCAGGATGGCAGCAGCGACAACTACTCACCGATCACCACGGTGCGCGAGTATGGGGACTGGTTGTATTTCGGTTCGCTGAAAGCGCAGAACATGGTGCGATTGCCTTTGAGCAAGGCATTGCAATGA